The proteins below are encoded in one region of Rana temporaria chromosome 2, aRanTem1.1, whole genome shotgun sequence:
- the LOC120927501 gene encoding uncharacterized protein LOC120927501 — MDVKYSLEIPHFFLSINVFMVMFSLSEALCPGLGQLQNGTTFFRYGGIYTTFTCNHGLRLLGHVSNSCIRGKWRKPVPVCVANGCHLPTGILHGSLQPSHNNAVITFICNKGYKLFGSSLIYCNGKRWNGTMPVCRDSDMMSSSQRETIAQMSSSVIMRHLSLSGKSSEDLHRIFYNTTQNEPDNYHSNKSSRSDSTTIIRIKYIQDKNSSYQHKEPLTFWENQRSLHLTPGDKLKSTNKTSFGERYSSVFSSILESHTESPKINVTNWYNLSNVVQTEKLTTKWTEDKTKIVTIPFQTRLNNYTLRSLVPKEHYPNSENYVSSRNLFTSLRIGPLSHLRTTPSMVEGTTRWTQPEEVFTNINHTLQSHSVRIQSSILHLLSSLAGTVIPEATTNKSSMLRSTYGSPKHVPTSANLKYIMTHSEYANIEEKPTATIPSIILTSITASVINYTQKLPVSFHQQLTQGSISQTNSTTHDKQYKYNEAVNEVTAKLPTRRFKTTTIQSLLLAKKPSKTIHGFEEITVTTPRVTSSTRIPQTTKANRNQFHHGALKNTLKRRVRCFYPPVPIYGTFRFLTLKDPLPNQYQYYIQYYCYPGYTMTQGDVYSYCMENGIWSGATPICEEF, encoded by the exons ATGGATGTCAAATATTCACTGGAGATACCGCACTTCTTTCTGTCTATAAATGTCTTCATGGTGATGTTCA GCCTCTCTGAAGCTCTGTGTCCTGGACTAGGACAGCTACAAAATGGAACAACCTTCTTTCGTTACGGAGGAATATACACCACTTTTACATGTAATCATGGGCTTAGATTACTTGGACATGTCAGTAACAGCTGTATTAGAGGAAAGTGGAGGAAGCCAGTACCTGTTTGTGTAG CAAATGGATGCCATTTGCCTACTGGTATTTTACATGGCAGTCTTCAACCCAGTCACAACAATGCGGTCATTACTTTCATATGCAACAAAGGCTACAAGCTATTTGGTTCTTCGTTAATCTATTGCAATGGGAAAAGATGGAACGGCACAATGCCTGTTTGTAGAG ATTCTGACATGATGAGTTCAAGTCAAAGAGAAACAATTGCACAAATGAGCAGCTCAGTGATCATGAGGCACTTATCACTTTCAGGAAAGTCATCAGAGGATCTTCACAGAATCTTTTATAACACTACACAAAATGAACCTGATAACTATCACAGTAATAAAAGTTCGAGAAGTGACTCCACAACCATAATTAGGATTAAGTATATACAGGACAAAAATAGTTCCTACCAACACAAAGAACCGTTGACGTTTTGGGAAAATCAACGTTCACTACATCTGACACCTGGAGACAAACTAAAGTCAACAAATAAAACCAGTTTTGGAGAACGCTACTCTTCAGTATTTTCATCTATACTAGAGTCACATACAGAATCGCCAAAGATAAATGTCACCAACTGGTATAACTTATCAAACGTGGTACAAACTGAAAAACTAACAACAAAATGGACAGaagataaaacaaaaattgtaaccATCCCATTTCAAACAAGATTAAATAATTACACATTAAGATCTTTAGTTCCCAAGGAGCATTATCCAAATTCTGAAAATTATGTATCGTCTAGGAATCTTTTTACAAGCTTACGTATTGGTCCCTTATCCCACCTGAGAACAACACCATCCATGGTAGAAGGAACAACTAGATGGACACAGCCTGAGGAGGTCTTTACCAATATTAATCACACACTTCAGTCACATTCAGTAAGAATCCAGTCTTCCATTTTACATTTACTAAGTTCACTTGCTGGAACAGTTATACCAGAAGCCACCACAAATAAATCTTCTATGTTAAGGTCAACATATGGGTCACCAAAACATGTCCCCACCAGTGCAAATCTAAAATACATTATGACCCATTCTGAATATGCCAACATTGAGGAGAAACCAACTGCTACTATCCCATCGATAATTCTAACAAGTATTACAGCATCAGTCATCAATTATACTCAAAAGTTACCTGTATCTTTTCACCAACAACTAACACAAGGTTCCATTTCTCAGACTAACAGCACCACACATGATAAACAGTATAAATACAATGAAGCTGTTAATGAAGTTACTGCTAAGCTGCCAACACGTAGATTTAAAACAACAACCATACAAAGCTTGCTTTTAGCAAAAAAGCCCAGCAAAACCATTCATGGATTTGAGGAGATAACTGTAACCACGCCTAGAGTCACATCTTCCACACGTATTCCACAAACAACGAAAGCCAACAGAAATCAATTTCACCATGGTGCTCTCAAGAATACTTTGAAAAGAAGAGTGCGGTGCTTTTATCCTCCGGTACCAATCTATGGAACATTCCGGTTTCTTACTTTGAAGGATCCTCTCCCAAACCAGTATCAATACTACATTCAATACTACTGTTATCCAGGATATACTATGACCCAAGGTGATGTGTATAGCTACTGCATGGAGAATGGAATTTGGAGTGGAGCTACACCAATCTGTGAAGAAttttag